Proteins co-encoded in one Anopheles moucheti chromosome X, idAnoMoucSN_F20_07, whole genome shotgun sequence genomic window:
- the LOC128306312 gene encoding ELAV-like protein 2 — MISNGLETVQQNGRSGSIGSGQEDSKTNLIVNYLPQTMTQEEVKSLFSSIGDVESCKLIRDKVTGQSLGYGFVNYHRPEDAEKAINTFNGLRLQNKTIKVSFARPSSDAIKGANLYVSGLSKSMTQQDLENLFNAYGQIITSRILCDNITGLSKGVGFIRFDQRSEAERAIQQLNGTTPKGASEPITVKFANNPSNNINKAIPPLAAYLTPTPNLRRFPPGPIHPLSGRFSLPSNFSRYSPLTGDLGSSVLSANAINGSGWCIFVYNLAPETEENVLWQLFGPFGAVQSVKVIKDLQTNKCKGFGFVTMTNYDEAVVAVQSLNGYTLGNRVLQVSFKTNNTKSKAN, encoded by the exons ATGATCTCGAACGGGTTGGAAACGGTGCAGCAGAATGGGCGTTCCGGTTCGATCGGGAGCGGCCAAGAGGATAGCAAGACGAACCTGATCGTCAACTATCTGCCGCAGACGATGACACAGGAGGAGGTGAAGTCACTCTTCTCCAGCATCGGTGATGTCGAGAGCTGCAAGCTGATCCGCGACAAAGTAACCG GGCAAAGCCTCGGGTACGGTTTCGTCAACTACCACCGGCCGGAGGACGCGGAGAAGGCAATCAACACGTTCAACGGGCTGCGGCTGCAGAACAAAACGATCAAGGTGTCGTTCGCCCGGCCGAGCTCGGACGCGATCAAGGGTGCCAACCTGTACGTGTCCGGTCTGTCGAAGAGCATGACACAGCAGGACCTGGAGAATCTGTTCAACGCATACGGGCAGATCATCACCTCCCGCATACTATGTGATAACATTACCGGCCTATCGAAGGGTGTCGGCTTCATACGGTTCGACCAGCGCTCGGAGGCGGAACGGGCGATCCAGCAGCTGAACGGTACCACACCGAAGGGCGCGTCCGAACCGATCACGGTGAAGTTCGCCAACAATCCTAGCAATAACATCAACAAGGCGATCCCACCGTTGGCGGCATACCTAACACCAACACCGAACCTGCGCCGCTTCCCACCCGGACCGATCCATCCGCTCAGTGGCAGATTCAG CTTGCCATCGAACTTTAGCCGCTACTCGCCGTTAACCGGCGATCTGGGCAGCTCAGTATTATCCGCAAACGCAATCAACGGTTCCGGCTGGTGCATCTTCGTCTACAATCTCGCGCCGGAAACGGAGGAGAACGTGCTGTGGCAGCTGTTCGGTCCGTTCGGTGCGGTCCAGAGCGTGAAGGTGATCAAGGATCTGCAGACGAACAAGTGCAAAGGGTTCGGGTTCGTTACGATGACCAACTACGATGAGGCCGTCGTCGCCGTCCAGTCACTCAACGGTTACACGCTCGGCAACCGCGTCCTGCAGGTTAGCTTCAAGACTAACAACACCAAGTCGAAGGCCAattaa
- the LOC128306977 gene encoding uncharacterized protein LOC128306977 — protein MAVSRLSIVKFLELALAISCVVLHYKSLGERDDITKLLAAGTFVGYSVILIALFAGYLLSNPINKKLDLFFSLIGCAMFIASGVLILKEWENSWNTDTRKIAISKGSLAIVNGVLFFFDAIFTLRD, from the exons ATGGCCGTTAGCCGATTGTCCATTGTGAAGTTCCTGGAGCTG GCACTCGCCATCAGCTGCGTGGTCCTGCACTACAAAAGCCTTGGCGAGCGGGATGACATCACGAAGCTGCTCGCCGCCGGCACCTTCGTTGGGTACAGTGTGATTCTAATCGCCTTGTTTgctg GGTACTTGCTGAGCAATCCGATCAACAAGAAGCTGGACCTGTTCTTCAGTCTGATCGGTTGCGCCATGTTCATCGCGTCCGGCGTGCTGATCCTGAAGGAGTGGGAAAATTCCTGGAACACCGACACGCGAAAGATTGCCATCTCGAAGGGTTCGCTCGCGATCGTCAACGGTGTGCTGTTCTTCTTCGACGCCATCTTTACACTGCGCGACTAA
- the LOC128307091 gene encoding receptor-binding cancer antigen expressed on SiSo cells, translated as MITELVMNRIRQLLLAIVGVLKRAMCCFSRRRKLSAGECEVLSTVSVDRYPNAGRHGKNVPEKDWNSWDDSPKTVEEHIERYRETLAQPPSPTEPQPEMDYFQDMAPQISSQPKICIATETEPSDFSRLVAKIDIPVVNELEDWNEGDRNGWDDADETTTKQLIRETRKELRAQRHQNRHQLETSYA; from the exons ATGATCACAGAGCTAGTGATGAACAGGATCCGGCAACTACTGCTAGCAATCGTGGGTGTGCTGAAGCGGGCGATGTGTTGCTTCTCGCGCCGCCGGAAACTGTCCGCTGGCGAATGTGAGGTGCTGAGCACGGTCAGCGTCGATCGGTACCCGAATGCCGGCCGCCACGGTAAGAATGTGCCGGAGAAGGATTGGAACTCGTGGGACGATTCGCCCAAAACGGTCGAGGAGCACATAGAGCGGTACCGGGAAACGCTTGCCCAACCACCGTCCCCGACCGAACCGCAGCCAGAGATGGACTATTTTCAGGATATGGCGCCACAGATCTCATCGCAGCCGAAAATCTGCATCGctaccgaaaccgaaccgagcgaTTTTAGCCGTTTGGTGGCGAAAATTGACATTCCCGTTGTG AACGAATTAGAAGACTGGAACGAAGGTGATAGGAATGGGTGGGATGATGCGGACGAAACCACCACGAAACAGTTGATACGGGAAACGCGCAAAGAGTTGCGGGCCCAGCGACACCAGAACCGGCACCAGCTCGAAACATCTTACGCATGA
- the LOC128307249 gene encoding uncharacterized protein LOC128307249, which produces MAESAVVPPPRLHHNVIPPGTHPSAPREYRPPLSIIKFLELSLAVTCTTLHYYSFDDGDLVTGFLATGTFCGFIVILFTVMAGYLMKAHLHRRLSIFYSLLGCVCFLTSGVFIIEAWEHAFRTRTRDLAITKGSIAVINGVIFLMDTIFTFRERK; this is translated from the exons ATGGCAGAATCGGCCGTAGTACCACCGCCAAGGTTGCACCATAACGTGATACCACCTGGGACGCACCCATCCGCACCGAGAGAATATCGGCCACCGCTCTCCATCATCAAGTTTCTCGAGCTG TCGCTGGCAGTTACCTGCACGACGCTGCACTACTACAGCTTCGATGATGGCGATCTGGTGACGGGGTTTCTCGCCACGGGTACGTTCTGCGGGTTCATCGTCATTCTGTTCACCGTGATGGCAG GCTACCTGATGAAGGCCCATCTGCATCGGCGGTTAAGCATCTTCTACAGCCTGCTCGGGTGTGTCTGCTTTCTGACGTCCGGTGTCTTCATCATCGAGGCGTGGGAGCACGCATTTCGCACCCGGACGCGCGATCTTGCCATCACCAAAGGTTCGATAGCGGTCATCAATGGGGTGATCTTCCTGATGGACACGATTTTTACCTTTCGTGAGCGAAAGTAA
- the LOC128307381 gene encoding acetylcholine receptor subunit beta-like 1, producing MRPRLVILSVLLALQQYLGTGSCSEDEERLVRDLFRGYNKLIRPVQNMTQKVDVRFGLAFVQLINVNEKNQIMKSNVWLRLVWSDYQLQWDEADYGGIGVLRLPPDKVWKPDIVLFNNADGNYEVRYKSNVLIYPNGEVLWVPPAIYQSSCTIDVTYFPFDQQTCIMKFGSWTFNGDQVSLALYNNKNFVDLSDYWKSGTWDIIEVPAYLNVYEGNPTETDITFYIIIRRKTLFYTVNLILPTVLISFLCVLVFYLPAEAGEKVTLGISILLSLVVFLLLVSKILPPTSLVLPLIAKYLLFTFIMNTVSILVTVIIINWNFRGPRTHRMPMWIRSVFLHYLPAMLLMKRPRKTRLRWMMEMPGMSVPPQPHTHPSYGSPAEIPKHISALGAKQSKMEVMELSDLHHPNCKMNRKLNSGDLGIGADSCRRESESSDSILLSPEASKATEAVEFIAEHLRNEDLYIQTREDWKYVAMVIDRLQLYIFFIVTTAGTVGILMDAPHIFEYVDQDRIIEIYRGK from the exons ATGCGTCCGAGGTTGGTGATCTTGTCGGTGCTGTTGGCACTGCAGCAGTACCTCGGAACTG gttcATGTTCGGAGGATGAGGAACGGTTGGTTCGAGACCTGTTCCGTGGTTACAACAAGCTCATTCGTCCGGTACAAAATATGACACAAAAGGTGGATGTACGGTTCGGGCTCGCTTTCGTGCAACTTATCAACGTG AACGAGAAGAATCAAATTATGAAGTCGAACGTCTGGTTGCGGTTGGTGTGGAGTGACTACCAGCTACAGTGGGACGAAGCTGATTACGGTGGTATCGGTGTACTGCGGTTACCTCCGGACAAAGTGTGGAAACCAGATATCGTGCTGTTCAATAA TGCCGACGGTAACTACGAGGTGCGCTACAAATCAAACGTACTAATCTACCCGAACGGTGAGGTGCTATGGGTACCGCCCGCCATCTATCAAAGCTCGTGCACTATCGACGTCACCTACTTCCCGTTCGATCAGCAAACCTGCATCATGAAGTTCGGCTCGTGGACGTTCAACGGTGATCAGGTGTCGCTCGCCctgtacaacaacaaaaacttcgTCGATCTGTCCGACTACTGGAAGTCGGGCACGTGGGACATCATCGAAGTGCCCGCCTACCTCAACGTGTACGAGGGCAACCCGACGGAGACGGACATCACGTTCTACATCATCATCCGGCGCAAGACACTCTTCTACACGGTCAACTTGATCCTGCCGACGGTGCTGATTTCGTTCCTTTGCGTGCTCGTCTTCTATCTACCGGCGGAAGCCGGCGAGAAGGTAACGCTCGGCATCAGTATTCTCCTGTCACTGGTTGTGTTTCTGTTGCTGGTGTCGAAGATTTTACCACCGACCTCGCTGGTGCTGCCACTGATCGCCAAGTATCTGCTGTTCACCTTCATCATGAACACGGTCTCGATCCTGGTGACGGTGATCATCATCAACTGGAACTTCCGTGGGCCGCGCACGCACCGCATGCCGATGTGGATCCGGTCCGTCTTTCTCCATTATCTGCCCGCGATGCTGCTGATGAAGCGTCCGCGCAAGACACGCCTCCGCTGGATGATGGAGATGCCGGGTATGAGTGTGCCGCCGCAACCCCACACCCATCCGTCGTACGGTTCACCGGCCGAGATACCGAAGCACATCAGTGCGCTCGGTGCGAAACAGTCGAAGATGGAGGTGATGGAGCTGTCCGATCTGCACCATCCCAACTGCAAGATGAACCGGAAGCTCAACAGTGGCGATCTCGGCATCGGTGCGGACAGCTGCCGCCGGGAGAGCGAAAGCTCCGACTCGATACTGCTCTCACCGGAGGCGAGCAAGGCAACGGAGGCGGTCGAGTTTATTGCAGAGCATCTGCGCAACGAAGATCTCTACATACAG ACACGGGAGGACTGGAAGTACGTCGCGATGGTGATCGATCGGTTGCAGCTGTACATTTTCTTCATCGTCACCACAGCTGGCACGGTTGGCATACTGATGGATGCACCGCACATCTTCGAGTACGTCGATCAGGACCGCATCATCGAAATCTACCGTGGCAAGTAA